A window of Marinobacter salarius contains these coding sequences:
- a CDS encoding ABC transporter ATP-binding protein codes for MEALLEIDNIEVVYNKSVQVLRGLSLRVPEGAIVALLGSNGAGKSTTLKSVSGLLTLEDGEVTAGEVRFRGRDVKGTPPEKLVRNGLFHVMEGRRVFEDLTVEENLVAATYALSGSKPSLSDSYELVYDYFPRLRERRKQLAGYLSGGEQQMLALGRALIAQPDLIMLDEPSLGLAPLLVEEIFTIVARINREQGTAILLVEQNAAVSLAIASYGYIMENGKIVIDGPADKLTANEDVQEFYLGVGGKEGEARSYRDIKHYKRRKRWLS; via the coding sequence ATGGAAGCCTTACTGGAAATCGATAATATCGAGGTGGTCTACAACAAGTCGGTGCAGGTTCTTCGGGGCCTGTCGCTGCGGGTGCCGGAGGGCGCCATTGTGGCGCTCCTCGGTTCCAACGGTGCTGGCAAATCCACCACGCTGAAGAGTGTCTCCGGCCTGCTGACCCTGGAAGACGGGGAGGTGACCGCCGGGGAAGTACGTTTCCGGGGCAGGGATGTAAAAGGTACGCCTCCCGAAAAACTGGTGCGTAACGGACTCTTCCATGTCATGGAAGGCCGCCGTGTGTTTGAAGACCTCACGGTGGAGGAGAACCTGGTTGCCGCCACCTACGCCCTCAGTGGCAGCAAGCCCTCCCTGAGCGACAGCTACGAACTGGTCTATGACTATTTCCCGCGCCTCAGGGAACGTCGCAAGCAGTTGGCGGGTTACCTCTCTGGTGGCGAACAGCAGATGCTGGCTCTGGGCCGGGCGCTGATTGCCCAGCCGGACCTGATCATGCTTGATGAGCCGTCCCTGGGCCTGGCACCGCTGCTGGTGGAAGAGATTTTTACCATCGTGGCGCGGATCAACCGTGAACAGGGCACCGCGATTCTTCTGGTGGAGCAGAATGCGGCCGTGTCTCTGGCGATTGCCTCATACGGTTACATCATGGAGAACGGCAAGATCGTGATCGACGGCCCGGCGGATAAGCTTACGGCGAACGAGGACGTTCAGGAGTTCTATCTGGGTGTGGGCGGCAAGGAAGGTGAAGCCCGTAGTTACCGCGATATCAAGCACTATAAACGCCGTAAACGGTGGCTGTCATGA
- a CDS encoding ABC transporter substrate-binding protein, whose product MFRNILKKGRRLAGLGSLVAALTVAAPVMSQDKEPVVFGGSIPLSGVFAFAGIHIHAGLTDYTNWINSQGGINGHPVEYVMEDTAYEVDRSVAAFKKISGSSSPATYYGDSTGFMKAIASELNSQGNTLMSGASFATALTDNEQYPYQFIPGPNYSQMFGIILEYIATQGEGGDMPTVAFVYSDTEFGKDPIENGKARAGELGIEVVEEIVTKPGSVDVSAEVLKLRRVRPDYVVFHGYVLSPINEFMVQMRQMGLDTQFMGTFWSSDKLIIDKMGADADGYMGVMPYNYYDSEESGPMLDALRAQAEKSDPEAGYRPTGYMQGWFNAMVWTEVVKRTLDAGKELTGDNMAESLASIEDWDTGGIIGIPVTVRNMSFPVGRIWRVNAEEGRYEPVSDWIHLD is encoded by the coding sequence ATGTTCAGAAACATCCTCAAAAAAGGTCGCCGGCTTGCCGGGCTTGGTAGCCTGGTTGCTGCGCTGACAGTCGCCGCGCCGGTGATGTCACAGGACAAGGAGCCCGTCGTGTTTGGCGGCTCCATACCGCTCTCCGGCGTGTTCGCGTTTGCCGGTATTCACATCCACGCCGGTCTGACCGACTACACCAACTGGATCAACAGCCAGGGGGGCATCAATGGCCACCCGGTCGAGTATGTGATGGAAGACACCGCCTATGAGGTGGATCGTTCGGTGGCGGCCTTCAAGAAAATTTCCGGTAGCAGTTCCCCGGCTACCTATTACGGCGACAGCACCGGTTTCATGAAAGCCATTGCCTCTGAGCTCAATAGCCAGGGCAATACTCTGATGAGCGGAGCCTCGTTCGCCACTGCGCTGACGGATAACGAGCAATACCCTTACCAGTTCATTCCCGGCCCGAACTACAGTCAGATGTTCGGCATCATTCTGGAGTACATCGCCACCCAGGGTGAAGGCGGTGATATGCCTACCGTGGCCTTTGTTTACAGTGATACCGAATTCGGTAAGGACCCCATCGAAAACGGCAAAGCCCGCGCGGGCGAGCTGGGCATCGAGGTTGTCGAGGAGATCGTGACCAAGCCCGGCAGTGTGGATGTGTCCGCCGAGGTTCTGAAGCTTCGCCGGGTAAGACCAGACTATGTTGTGTTCCATGGCTACGTACTGTCGCCGATCAACGAGTTCATGGTGCAGATGCGCCAGATGGGCCTCGATACCCAGTTCATGGGCACCTTCTGGTCCTCGGACAAACTGATCATCGACAAGATGGGAGCGGATGCCGATGGCTACATGGGCGTAATGCCCTACAACTATTACGACAGCGAGGAAAGCGGGCCCATGCTTGATGCCCTCCGTGCCCAGGCGGAGAAGAGTGACCCGGAAGCGGGCTACCGTCCCACCGGCTACATGCAGGGATGGTTCAATGCCATGGTCTGGACAGAAGTGGTCAAGCGCACGCTCGATGCGGGGAAAGAACTGACCGGAGACAACATGGCAGAATCTCTTGCCTCTATTGAGGACTGGGATACTGGCGGCATCATCGGCATTCCGGTCACCGTGCGGAACATGTCCTTCCCGGTCGGCCGGATCTGGCGGGTGAATGCTGAAGAAGGTCGTTATGAGCCGGTATCGGACTGGATTCACCTCGACTGA
- a CDS encoding branched-chain amino acid ABC transporter permease: MRIGDAKQSYEADEAIWTSQTQKLWLGLFLLILMVFPFAVDSYLLYLGCLVGIAVISTTGLNILTGFTGLISLGQAGFMGVGAYTVAWLSINTGLPFPVTLLLAGLMAAAVGILVGLPSLRVKGLYLAIATLAASVFLHFIFAEWESVTGGMGGLSLEPAHLFGLTFQSDFMMYFIIVPLAVLMVLAARNVFRTRIGRAFIAIRDRDISAEILGINLLRYKLMSFALSSFYAGVAGGLFAYFYRVVTPESFPLSMSIFYLAAVIVGGMGNLLGGILGAAFMTLVPEALKLLTAALTPFYPNAPVFMSPMLEIIFGALIVGFLIFEPHGLAEIWHRIRRFFRLWPFRN, encoded by the coding sequence ATGCGCATCGGTGACGCGAAACAGAGTTACGAGGCCGATGAGGCAATCTGGACCAGCCAGACCCAAAAACTGTGGCTGGGTCTTTTCCTGCTGATTCTCATGGTGTTCCCGTTTGCCGTCGACTCTTACCTGCTGTACCTGGGCTGCCTGGTTGGCATTGCCGTAATCAGTACCACCGGCCTGAACATCCTGACCGGCTTTACCGGGCTGATTTCCCTGGGGCAGGCGGGGTTCATGGGCGTTGGCGCCTACACGGTGGCCTGGCTGTCCATCAACACCGGCCTACCGTTTCCGGTCACGCTGTTGCTGGCCGGGCTTATGGCTGCTGCCGTCGGGATTCTGGTGGGCCTGCCATCACTGCGGGTCAAAGGCCTGTATCTGGCCATCGCTACCCTGGCCGCGAGCGTGTTCCTGCACTTCATTTTTGCCGAGTGGGAATCCGTCACCGGTGGCATGGGTGGCCTGAGCCTGGAGCCAGCGCACCTGTTCGGGCTGACGTTCCAGAGTGATTTCATGATGTATTTCATCATCGTGCCGCTGGCGGTGCTGATGGTGCTGGCGGCCCGGAATGTGTTCCGGACACGAATCGGCAGGGCCTTTATTGCCATTCGCGACCGGGATATTTCCGCCGAGATTCTCGGCATTAACCTTCTGCGCTACAAACTGATGTCGTTCGCGCTCAGCTCGTTCTACGCCGGCGTGGCCGGTGGCCTGTTTGCCTATTTCTACCGTGTGGTTACCCCGGAGAGCTTTCCGCTTTCCATGTCCATTTTCTATCTGGCGGCGGTGATCGTGGGGGGCATGGGCAATCTGTTGGGGGGCATCCTCGGTGCTGCTTTCATGACCCTGGTGCCGGAAGCGCTGAAACTGCTGACGGCGGCCCTGACTCCGTTCTACCCCAACGCGCCCGTGTTCATGTCGCCGATGCTGGAAATCATTTTTGGCGCCCTGATCGTGGGCTTCCTGATTTTTGAACCTCATGGGCTTGCGGAAATCTGGCACCGTATCCGTCGCTTTTTCCGCCTCTGGCCGTTCCGGAATTAA
- a CDS encoding branched-chain amino acid ABC transporter permease has translation MDWLFFGEISLAGLAMGGLYALIALGFVIIYKATRVINFAIGEIMMFAAYLFLAFAGGMELSPWIALPLAVIGGSILGGVIEKTMIRPMLGESPISVVMVTIGIGSILVGLVEFIWTADPQLLPRFLPREPVFIGPLYLAPKIAYGFLIGSALLIIYLLYFRFSRGGVALRATASDQAAAYSMGINVRRVFNMAWVFGSLAASLAGVLVAATGGLSPQFGIIGLSVLVVVIVGGLDSILGALVAGVFIGWLETVAGAYLGGEYRMPATFLVLAVILVIRPYGLFGTHEIERV, from the coding sequence ATGGATTGGTTGTTCTTTGGTGAAATCAGCCTCGCCGGTTTGGCCATGGGCGGGCTTTACGCCCTTATCGCGCTGGGGTTTGTGATCATCTACAAGGCCACCCGGGTGATCAATTTTGCCATTGGCGAGATCATGATGTTTGCCGCCTATCTGTTCCTGGCCTTTGCTGGCGGCATGGAGTTATCACCATGGATTGCCCTGCCGCTGGCGGTGATCGGTGGCAGTATTCTGGGCGGTGTGATCGAGAAGACCATGATCCGGCCCATGCTGGGCGAGTCCCCCATCTCGGTGGTGATGGTCACCATCGGCATTGGCAGTATCCTGGTGGGCCTGGTGGAGTTCATCTGGACCGCCGACCCGCAGTTGTTGCCCCGTTTTCTGCCACGGGAGCCGGTGTTTATCGGCCCACTCTACCTCGCTCCAAAAATTGCCTACGGCTTTCTGATCGGTTCGGCCCTGCTCATTATTTATCTGCTTTATTTCCGCTTCTCCCGGGGTGGCGTGGCCCTGAGGGCAACGGCCTCGGATCAGGCGGCGGCCTATTCCATGGGCATTAACGTGCGCCGGGTATTCAACATGGCCTGGGTGTTTGGCTCTCTTGCGGCATCGTTGGCCGGTGTGTTGGTGGCCGCCACCGGCGGACTTAGTCCGCAGTTCGGGATCATTGGTCTGAGTGTGCTGGTGGTGGTGATCGTTGGCGGCCTGGACAGCATTCTCGGTGCCCTGGTGGCTGGCGTGTTCATTGGCTGGCTGGAAACGGTTGCCGGTGCCTACCTCGGGGGCGAGTACCGTATGCCGGCAACGTTCCTGGTGTTGGCGGTGATCCTGGTTATCCGCCCCTATGGCCTTTTTGGCACCCACGAAATAGAGCGAGTGTAA
- a CDS encoding ABC transporter ATP-binding protein, whose product MSILEISNLSLSFGGVKALQDVSFQVPENTVTTIIGPNGAGKTSLFNCISGFYKPQQGTIRYHGQELPGSIKPPRRAALGLARTFQNIALFRGMTVLDNIKLGAHVHMKSGLLSALVYFGPARREEMAVRREVEERIIDFLEIDHIRRQPVASLSYGLQKRVELARALAMQPKVLMLDEPVAGMNREEKEDMARFILDIREEWGITVLMVEHDMGMVMDISDHIAVLNFGQVITEGVPADVQNNPEVIKAYLGNSDIDSLRRKLNPEGEVA is encoded by the coding sequence GTGAGCATCCTTGAGATCAGTAACCTGTCTCTCTCATTTGGTGGCGTCAAGGCGCTGCAGGATGTCAGTTTCCAGGTGCCTGAAAACACCGTCACGACCATTATCGGCCCGAACGGTGCGGGCAAGACCTCGCTTTTTAACTGCATCTCCGGCTTTTACAAACCGCAGCAGGGCACCATTCGCTACCATGGCCAAGAGTTGCCAGGCAGTATCAAGCCGCCGAGGCGAGCCGCACTTGGCCTTGCCCGAACCTTCCAGAACATAGCCCTGTTTCGGGGTATGACAGTACTCGACAACATCAAGCTTGGCGCCCATGTGCACATGAAGAGCGGACTGCTCAGTGCGCTGGTTTATTTCGGGCCGGCCCGCCGGGAGGAAATGGCTGTTCGCAGGGAAGTGGAAGAGCGGATTATCGACTTCCTGGAAATCGATCATATACGACGCCAGCCGGTGGCCAGCCTCTCATACGGGCTTCAAAAACGGGTTGAGCTTGCCCGGGCCCTAGCCATGCAACCAAAGGTGCTGATGCTGGACGAACCGGTGGCCGGCATGAATCGGGAAGAGAAAGAGGACATGGCCCGATTTATTCTGGATATCCGGGAAGAGTGGGGCATTACCGTGCTGATGGTAGAGCACGACATGGGCATGGTGATGGACATATCAGACCATATCGCGGTGCTGAATTTCGGCCAGGTTATTACCGAAGGCGTGCCGGCGGATGTTCAGAACAACCCCGAGGTGATCAAGGCTTATCTGGGCAACAGTGACATCGACAGTTTGCGAAGAAAGCTCAATCCAGAAGGGGAGGTTGCCTGA
- a CDS encoding enoyl-CoA hydratase/isomerase family protein: MSDSLVTTEFDADTGIATMTFNRPAALNAISVPMAEAFLAEAQALKDRSGLRCIVLTGSGRAFMAGGDIASMTGSPEKAGKAVSAILGAVNPAILLLRSMDAPVIAVVKGVAAGAGLSLALMADLVIAQEDTKFLLAYNGIGAIPDCGGSWFLAHKIGAGRAAELMLLGRTLSATEARNWGMITESVTEADFEKRVTEITRNVANGPTRAFGAFRRLTDGACGDQLAAQLEAEKEAFLELTRTGDFAEGVAAFLAKRPPEFHGF; encoded by the coding sequence ATGTCAGACTCATTGGTAACCACCGAATTCGACGCCGATACGGGCATCGCAACGATGACTTTCAACCGGCCAGCAGCCCTGAACGCAATCAGTGTGCCCATGGCAGAAGCCTTTCTCGCGGAGGCTCAGGCACTGAAAGACCGGTCAGGCCTTCGATGCATCGTTCTGACCGGCTCCGGGCGCGCTTTTATGGCGGGCGGGGATATCGCCAGTATGACCGGCTCTCCCGAAAAGGCGGGCAAAGCCGTCAGCGCCATCCTGGGTGCGGTCAACCCGGCCATCCTCCTGTTGCGCAGCATGGACGCCCCGGTGATCGCGGTGGTCAAGGGGGTTGCCGCTGGTGCCGGGCTGAGCCTGGCACTGATGGCGGACCTTGTCATTGCTCAGGAAGACACCAAGTTTTTGCTGGCCTACAACGGCATTGGCGCCATTCCTGACTGTGGTGGTAGCTGGTTCCTGGCCCACAAGATCGGCGCTGGGCGGGCAGCCGAGTTAATGCTGCTGGGCCGAACCCTGAGTGCGACCGAAGCCAGGAACTGGGGCATGATCACCGAGTCTGTTACGGAAGCCGACTTTGAAAAACGAGTAACTGAGATAACGAGAAACGTCGCGAATGGCCCCACCCGAGCCTTCGGTGCCTTTCGACGGCTTACGGACGGAGCCTGTGGCGATCAGTTGGCTGCCCAACTGGAAGCCGAAAAGGAAGCGTTCCTGGAACTGACCCGGACCGGGGATTTCGCAGAAGGCGTCGCCGCGTTCCTGGCCAAGCGCCCCCCTGAGTTCCACGGATTCTGA
- a CDS encoding NAD-dependent epimerase/dehydratase family protein, with amino-acid sequence MKVMLLGATGLTGGQVLEGLLAREDVSSVVAPVRRALPLNHEKLHQQEVDFDRLDEHSDLFAVDAIVCCLGTTIKKAGSREQFRKVDYGYPMKAAELGRANGAQVFVLMSAIASSSSSTVFYNRVKGELEDGIKSLGYPCLSIYQPSLLLGERNEQRTVEALGIKAMPLINRALIGPLEKFRGIEAVTVARAMVNEVSALAQQAPAQSEVRVHEYPDIKALAAQDVAS; translated from the coding sequence ATGAAAGTGATGCTATTGGGTGCCACTGGCCTGACCGGTGGCCAGGTGCTAGAAGGTCTGCTGGCGCGGGAAGACGTGTCATCGGTCGTCGCGCCCGTGCGTCGAGCGTTGCCGCTGAACCATGAAAAACTGCATCAGCAGGAAGTGGATTTCGACCGCCTGGATGAACACAGTGATCTGTTCGCGGTGGATGCCATCGTCTGTTGCCTGGGCACCACCATCAAGAAGGCCGGCTCTCGCGAGCAGTTCCGTAAAGTGGACTACGGTTACCCGATGAAAGCGGCGGAGCTTGGCCGGGCAAACGGTGCACAGGTATTCGTGCTGATGTCTGCCATTGCCTCCTCATCGTCTTCCACCGTTTTCTACAATCGGGTGAAGGGTGAACTGGAAGACGGCATAAAGTCGCTGGGCTATCCCTGCCTGTCCATCTACCAACCCAGTCTGCTGCTGGGCGAACGCAACGAGCAGCGCACCGTCGAAGCACTGGGCATAAAAGCCATGCCCCTCATCAACCGGGCGTTGATCGGCCCACTGGAAAAGTTTCGCGGTATTGAGGCGGTCACCGTGGCCAGGGCAATGGTTAATGAGGTGTCGGCGCTTGCTCAGCAGGCGCCCGCGCAATCGGAGGTTCGGGTACACGAGTACCCGGACATCAAGGCGTTGGCTGCCCAGGATGTAGCATCCTGA
- a CDS encoding mechanosensitive ion channel family protein, which yields MTDFETLNTLKAGLEAWWHPGVTVLLSMAITFLVYKGLLATVQRLTRSKTVPRLFLDASSTALGIAITLVVLNAILEAASQNLPLINHFRHAATLLLIVAVTWALVRCTSAIGDVIVSLNPVLEGQWKRARKVETQTRFLVRVLNILIVIVGLGAALVTFEPVRHLGSSLLASAGIGGIILGFAAKPVLGNLLAGMQIALTQPFRIDDVLHVQGEWCWVEEVTATYVVLRVWDLRRLVVPLQWFIENPFQNWSRNDTEMMGTVFITVDYSMPIEPLRTEFERLLEQAPDWDGKTKIVQVTEAGEANIEVRFLLSARDSSSLWNLRCAIREGLITFIQAQFPAHLPRVRARLVETPDQ from the coding sequence ATGACTGATTTTGAAACCCTGAACACGCTGAAGGCAGGCCTTGAAGCCTGGTGGCACCCGGGCGTTACCGTCCTGCTCTCAATGGCTATCACCTTTCTTGTGTACAAGGGGTTGCTGGCAACGGTTCAACGCTTAACCCGCAGCAAAACAGTTCCCCGCCTGTTCCTGGATGCCTCATCAACCGCTCTGGGCATTGCCATTACCCTGGTGGTGCTCAACGCCATCCTGGAAGCGGCGTCCCAGAACCTGCCTCTGATCAACCACTTCCGCCACGCCGCCACGCTGCTGCTGATTGTGGCCGTCACCTGGGCGCTGGTGCGCTGCACGTCAGCCATCGGCGACGTCATCGTCTCTCTGAATCCAGTCCTGGAAGGCCAGTGGAAACGCGCCCGCAAAGTGGAGACACAAACGCGCTTCCTGGTGAGGGTGCTGAACATTCTCATCGTCATCGTGGGCCTGGGCGCCGCACTGGTCACGTTCGAGCCGGTTCGTCATCTTGGCAGCAGCCTGCTGGCCTCGGCGGGCATTGGCGGCATTATTCTCGGCTTCGCCGCCAAACCGGTGTTGGGCAACCTGTTGGCGGGCATGCAGATTGCCCTCACCCAGCCGTTCCGAATCGATGATGTGCTGCATGTACAGGGCGAATGGTGCTGGGTGGAGGAAGTCACTGCCACCTACGTGGTGCTGAGGGTCTGGGATTTGCGACGGCTGGTGGTTCCGCTGCAATGGTTTATCGAAAACCCGTTCCAGAACTGGTCGAGAAACGACACTGAAATGATGGGAACGGTGTTCATCACCGTCGATTATTCCATGCCTATCGAACCACTACGAACCGAGTTTGAGAGACTGCTGGAACAGGCGCCGGACTGGGACGGGAAGACCAAGATCGTGCAGGTGACCGAAGCCGGCGAGGCCAATATCGAGGTGCGCTTCCTGCTCAGTGCCAGGGACTCAAGCTCACTCTGGAATCTCCGCTGCGCCATCCGCGAGGGGTTGATCACCTTTATACAGGCGCAGTTTCCGGCGCATCTACCAAGGGTTCGTGCCAGGCTGGTGGAAACGCCCGACCAGTAA
- a CDS encoding chemotaxis protein, protein MAEGTKHPQKLLLFYLTNQRPFGLGTLKIREIMPFVPLTKLPHSHSAVIGTMSFRGSAVPVIDMAAAVGYQPLTAEERKTASIIVTDVQRQEIGFLVRSVRKIVETEWKKVMPPPKSLGDRAFITGLVNIEDQIVQLLDVELLLARVYPESVNPREVTLTDVQRETLKGLNILLVDDSQVARKQLSDALDSKDVSYFVTTNGQDALDLMLNANRDGKPINILVSDIEMPGLDGYELTFNVRDSGNALKQPYIILHTSLNSEMSVSYAKQVGADEALTKFDAEELLHAMLRGAEQG, encoded by the coding sequence ATGGCCGAGGGTACCAAACACCCCCAGAAACTGCTGTTGTTTTATCTGACCAATCAGAGGCCATTCGGCCTGGGCACCCTGAAAATCCGGGAAATCATGCCCTTTGTTCCGCTGACCAAGCTACCGCACAGCCATTCGGCGGTGATCGGCACCATGAGTTTCCGTGGCTCCGCCGTGCCGGTGATCGACATGGCTGCTGCCGTGGGTTACCAGCCGTTGACGGCGGAAGAACGCAAGACCGCTTCGATCATCGTGACCGATGTTCAGCGCCAGGAAATCGGGTTCCTTGTGCGCAGTGTGCGCAAAATCGTGGAGACCGAGTGGAAGAAGGTGATGCCCCCGCCGAAGAGTCTTGGCGACCGTGCCTTCATCACCGGCCTGGTGAATATCGAGGATCAGATCGTGCAGTTGCTGGACGTGGAGCTGTTGCTGGCACGGGTGTACCCGGAGTCCGTAAACCCCCGGGAAGTCACGCTGACAGACGTGCAACGGGAAACTCTGAAAGGCCTGAATATCCTGCTGGTGGACGACTCCCAGGTGGCTCGCAAACAGCTCTCGGACGCCCTGGACAGCAAGGATGTGAGCTATTTTGTCACCACCAACGGGCAGGATGCACTGGACCTGATGCTGAACGCCAACCGCGATGGAAAACCCATCAACATCCTGGTGAGCGACATCGAAATGCCCGGCCTGGACGGCTACGAGTTGACCTTCAATGTGAGGGACAGCGGCAACGCCTTGAAGCAGCCGTACATCATTCTGCATACCTCCCTGAACAGTGAAATGAGCGTGAGTTATGCCAAACAGGTGGGGGCAGACGAGGCATTGACCAAATTCGATGCCGAAGAGCTGCTGCACGCCATGCTGCGCGGGGCAGAGCAGGGGTGA
- a CDS encoding DUF4864 domain-containing protein yields MKRAFALISVFLFFAVMAAGGHADGDNIDDAIQNTILSQIEAFANDDRQAAWDHASEGIKQQSGSVESFYDMVKLSYAPVHRASSIEFMERIPHPGFQIQVVRLLGPEGKRWIAHYHMVKNGDDWKIGGVGLKEGPSTI; encoded by the coding sequence ATGAAACGCGCCTTTGCACTAATATCGGTATTCCTGTTCTTCGCCGTCATGGCCGCGGGTGGTCATGCCGACGGCGACAATATCGATGACGCCATCCAGAACACGATCCTGTCGCAGATTGAAGCCTTCGCCAATGACGACAGGCAAGCTGCCTGGGACCATGCCTCGGAAGGCATCAAGCAACAATCCGGCTCGGTAGAGTCGTTCTACGATATGGTCAAGCTGTCCTATGCGCCCGTCCACCGGGCCTCGTCCATTGAGTTCATGGAGCGCATACCCCATCCCGGTTTCCAGATTCAGGTGGTACGGTTATTGGGGCCGGAGGGCAAACGCTGGATCGCCCACTACCATATGGTCAAAAATGGTGATGACTGGAAAATCGGCGGCGTCGGACTCAAAGAGGGTCCAAGCACTATATAA
- a CDS encoding AraC family transcriptional regulator, giving the protein MKNLTFSSHYARAVLYGLEKAGGYSDELLRNNGIDPEFIHSPRARVPTEQFIRLFRLVWGKLDDEFMGRTTQPCRVGHFHLMGSLVVHSSNLEEVIRQSIRCYRLFSDDMVIELDTRGDEVELSITHRHPELDPDNFLVEWLLMVWHRLIGWLIGRKIVLSHATFQHDLPGHFDEYRFVFPCQCFFNRDRNSLFFSHNYLDMPVTRTPEELDGFIEKSPRNLLIWTDEDDSLTTQVRQILENVDDDRLPTLEQIAGQLHMTAYTLSRKLKAEGSSYQKIKDNLRRDQAVIMLTRQNLTVSEISSQLGFTEPGAFSRAFKHWTGLSPLAYRKQDQ; this is encoded by the coding sequence ATGAAGAACCTGACCTTCTCCTCCCATTACGCCAGGGCCGTTCTTTATGGCCTGGAGAAGGCCGGTGGCTATTCCGACGAACTGCTTCGCAATAATGGCATCGACCCGGAGTTCATCCACTCGCCACGGGCGCGGGTGCCCACGGAACAGTTTATCCGCCTGTTCCGGCTGGTGTGGGGCAAGCTGGACGATGAATTCATGGGCCGTACCACACAGCCCTGCCGCGTGGGGCATTTCCACCTGATGGGATCGCTGGTGGTGCACAGCAGCAACCTGGAAGAGGTGATCCGCCAGAGCATTCGCTGCTACCGGCTGTTCTCCGATGACATGGTGATTGAGCTGGACACCCGCGGCGATGAAGTGGAGCTGAGCATCACCCACCGCCATCCGGAACTGGACCCGGACAACTTCCTGGTGGAATGGCTACTGATGGTGTGGCACCGATTAATCGGCTGGCTGATCGGACGCAAGATCGTACTCAGCCACGCCACCTTCCAGCATGATTTGCCCGGACACTTTGACGAGTACCGGTTTGTTTTCCCCTGCCAGTGTTTCTTTAACCGCGACCGCAACAGCCTGTTTTTCAGCCACAATTATCTGGACATGCCGGTGACGCGAACGCCGGAGGAGCTGGATGGTTTTATTGAGAAGTCGCCGCGCAACCTGCTGATCTGGACCGATGAGGACGACAGCCTGACAACCCAGGTTCGGCAGATTCTGGAAAACGTGGACGATGATCGCCTGCCCACGCTGGAACAGATCGCCGGGCAGCTGCATATGACCGCCTACACCCTGTCGCGCAAACTGAAGGCGGAGGGCAGTTCCTACCAGAAGATCAAGGACAACCTGCGGCGGGACCAGGCGGTGATTATGCTCACGCGGCAGAACCTGACGGTGTCGGAGATCTCATCACAGCTGGGGTTTACCGAGCCCGGCGCTTTTTCCCGTGCCTTCAAGCACTGGACCGGGCTCAGCCCACTGGCCTACCGCAAGCAGGACCAGTAG